A genome region from Stenotrophomonas bentonitica includes the following:
- a CDS encoding YadA-like family protein: protein MKRNKHSGLILAICIGASLSGHAAAQSTINVGEGNTSTDDAPSYASGAILIGYDNINNGVHNNLNGFGNTSIWSSTVVPDPSVMYGLTRNTAYGNGNYLQGYNLYATGIENRVLDGTQVFVSGRENVLRGNNIFVSGNMNVSDELANGAMAYGSSNGLYGYAMIYGTSNVGHSGFISGTNNFIMSVAGGAVFGVSNYEYGTNNYLFGYGNRSAETASGNLLAGTYNQASGTNSTLVGHFNNAVGNGGLGLGNNTLVNGACVSLGNYSECSEANTVSFGNGNANGTKRLLFVSNGIASTDAVNLGQLSAVSQSLGGTAGFTNGVYNGWSVSLGGSSYTNVHDALVSLDGRLTTVENNPGGGSSTPGPAGPAGPPGQDGKDGIGVDGRDGVDGLNGLDGRSAYEVAVADGFKGSQQEWLESLHGRDGVDGKDGIDGATDPLAVKYDDESKSTATLQSASGGSTRLSGVAPGRIAQGSTDAVNGGQLWDMENRWNDRWEDTNRRISQQDKRINGLGAQSMAMSQMAMSSQYLPVGKVSFNMGVGFYGPAAAVALGGSAQVTERIRLVGSITGGSGGTSVGGGFGASITFD, encoded by the coding sequence ATGAAACGCAATAAACATTCAGGCTTAATATTAGCCATATGTATTGGCGCGTCACTAAGCGGACATGCTGCAGCTCAGTCAACAATCAATGTCGGTGAAGGCAACACATCCACCGATGATGCTCCATCCTATGCATCCGGAGCCATTTTAATTGGTTATGACAACATCAATAATGGCGTGCATAACAATCTCAATGGCTTTGGCAACACAAGTATTTGGTCGTCCACAGTTGTTCCCGATCCATCGGTCATGTACGGACTCACACGCAACACCGCATACGGAAATGGAAATTACCTGCAAGGCTATAATTTGTATGCGACAGGCATTGAAAATCGCGTGCTGGATGGGACTCAGGTCTTTGTCTCAGGCCGTGAAAATGTGTTGCGCGGCAATAATATTTTCGTGTCCGGAAATATGAACGTCAGTGACGAACTTGCCAATGGCGCAATGGCCTACGGTTCAAGCAATGGTTTGTACGGCTACGCAATGATTTACGGAACGAGCAACGTAGGCCACAGCGGCTTTATCTCTGGAACCAACAACTTCATCATGTCGGTTGCAGGTGGCGCAGTGTTCGGCGTGTCCAACTACGAATACGGAACGAACAACTACCTGTTCGGGTATGGGAACCGTAGTGCCGAAACAGCAAGCGGCAATCTGCTGGCCGGAACGTACAACCAAGCGAGCGGAACCAACAGCACACTGGTCGGTCACTTCAATAACGCGGTAGGCAATGGCGGTTTGGGTTTGGGCAACAACACCCTGGTCAACGGCGCCTGCGTATCGCTGGGCAATTATTCGGAGTGCAGTGAGGCCAACACAGTGTCGTTTGGCAATGGAAACGCCAATGGCACAAAACGTCTGCTGTTCGTGTCCAACGGCATTGCCAGCACCGACGCAGTGAACCTTGGACAGTTGTCGGCTGTCAGCCAGTCATTGGGTGGCACTGCCGGCTTTACCAACGGCGTTTACAACGGTTGGAGCGTCAGTCTTGGCGGCTCGAGCTACACGAACGTACACGACGCTCTTGTGTCGCTCGATGGACGCCTCACCACCGTGGAGAACAACCCAGGCGGTGGTTCGTCAACACCCGGTCCCGCCGGTCCCGCCGGCCCCCCAGGTCAAGACGGAAAAGACGGAATTGGGGTTGACGGACGGGATGGTGTTGACGGGTTGAATGGCTTGGATGGACGCAGTGCATATGAAGTGGCGGTTGCCGATGGGTTTAAGGGATCACAGCAAGAGTGGCTTGAATCCTTACACGGTCGGGATGGCGTTGACGGAAAAGACGGCATCGACGGCGCCACTGATCCTTTGGCCGTGAAGTACGACGACGAAAGCAAGTCCACAGCCACACTGCAAAGCGCCTCCGGTGGGTCGACTCGCCTGAGCGGCGTTGCACCTGGCCGTATCGCTCAAGGGTCCACAGACGCGGTGAACGGTGGGCAGTTGTGGGATATGGAGAACCGTTGGAACGACCGCTGGGAAGACACCAACCGTCGAATTTCTCAACAGGACAAACGGATCAACGGCTTGGGCGCACAGTCCATGGCGATGAGCCAGATGGCGATGTCCAGTCAATACCTGCCTGTTGGAAAAGTCTCTTTCAATATGGGCGTGGGCTTCTACGGGCCAGCCGCTGCGGTGGCTCTTGGAGGATCAGCACAGGTCACTGAGCGCATTCGCTTAGTCGGCAGCATCACTGGCGGATCTGGTGGAACAAGTGTTGGCGGCGGCTTCGGGGCTTCAATCACCTTCGACTGA